The segment CGGGACGGGGCGGCGGTGGCCCCCTGCACCTCGTCCAGCTCGACGAGCGCCGCTCCCGACCCCTGCGTCCTTCCGCCCGAGGTCGGTGGTGACGTCATCACCTACACCGTGCTCTCCTCGCACGCGTCCTCCTGGGCGTTGGGGACGCCGGCGTCGGTCCGCCTGGCCGGAGCCGACCGCGAGGCGACCGCGATCGCCGTATCCGCCGCCTCCTACGGTCCCGGCGACGCGGAAGCGGTCGTGCTGGCCCGGGCCGACAACTACCCGGACGCCCTGGCCGGCGCGGCGTTGGCGGCCGCCCAAAACGCCCCGGTCCTGCTGACCTCGCCGTCGGGCCTCGACGCCCCGGTCGCGGCGGAGCTCCAACGGGTCCTGCCGGCCGGGGGGACCGTGTACCTCCTCGGGGGGACGTCCGCCCTGAGCGCGGGGGTGGCCCGGGACGTGGCCGGATTGGGTTACCACGTGACCCGGGTGGCCGGCGCCGACCGCTTCGCCACCGCCGTGGCCGTGGCCCAGGCGGCCGGCAGCCCGGCGGGCATCCTGCTGACGACCGGGGACGACTTCCCCGACGCCCTCGCCGGCGCCGCCGCCGTCGGTCCGTCGCGGGTGATCCTGTTGACCGACGGCCGGGTGATGCCGGCCGTTACTCGGGCCTACCTGGACGCCCACCCGGTGCCGGTCTGGGCCATCGGCGGGCCCGCTGCCGCCGCCGATCCCTCCGCCACCCCGTTGGTG is part of the Acidimicrobiales bacterium genome and harbors:
- a CDS encoding cell wall-binding repeat-containing protein, whose translation is KAGGTVSSAPAGAAPGAGDPVIASVTSPVAGDVSFTPTPDASEAGFHVLGSGFQISAPSATPSAPLVVTFQIAASLLPAGTTASDVMVFRDGAAVAPCTSSSSTSAAPDPCVLPPEVGGDVITYTVLSSHASSWALGTPASVRLAGADREATAIAVSAASYGPGDAEAVVLARADNYPDALAGAALAAAQNAPVLLTSPSGLDAPVAAELQRVLPAGGTVYLLGGTSALSAGVARDVAGLGYHVTRVAGADRFATAVAVAQAAGSPAGILLTTGDDFPDALAGAAAVGPSRVILLTDGRVMPAVTRAYLDAHPVPVWAIGGPAAAADPSATPLVGADRYATAALVAQDLFSGPAVAGLATGLAFPDALAAGPRLARLGGPLLLTDPATLAPAAAAYLTSTGATLGRLEVYGGPAALSDGVEQAAGALVG